GAAGAAAGATGTTCATTGGAAGTATTGATCACTGAGGAATgaagacatgttttatttaaaggttATCCTATCGGGTAATAGAGCCGTGctacccgacccgagcccgacGGGACCCAACAATAAgtgtcgggttcgggtcgggtcgggtgtagtttgtatattatgggTCGGGTTGgatgtagtttgtatattatgggttgggtgtagtttgtatattatgggTCAGGTCGGATGTATAATATTATGGGTCAGGTCGgatgtagtttgtatattatgggtcgggtgtagtttgtatattatgttTCGGGCTCGGGTCGGTTCAGATGTGGTTTGTATATTATGGGTCGGGCTCGGGTCGGTTCAGATGTGGTTTGTATATTatgggtcgggtgtagtttgtatattatgggTCGGGCTCGGGTCGGTTCAGATGTGGTTTGTATATTatgggtcgggtgtagtttgtatattatgggtcgggtgtagtttgtatattatgggTCGGGCTCGGGTCGGTTCAGATGTGGTTTGTATATTatgggtcgggtgtagtttgtatattatgggtcggatgtagtttgtatattatgggtcatgtgtagtttgtatattatgggTTGGGGTCGGGTATAGTTTGTATATTATGGGTCGGGGTCAGGTCGgatgtagtttgtatattatgggTCGGGGTCAGGTCAGGTGTAGTTTATATATTATGTTTCGGGCTCGGGTCAGTTAGGTTGTTTGAGAAATTACTTGCCTAATATtttctcacaaacccgcttattcgTTTTGTGCAGCTGTCAAATGCTGCGTCGCCGGCCTTTATTAAGTAACCACaagatataattaatttccaacgcaactatCAACCAATAATCAAtgcggctgataaactgacattttgtgcagcatGTCAACAAATGTGAGTGGGCGGTCTTAACGGtgcaaaacaccaacgtcaccattTAGCAGTCAGTCTTAAGCAAATGAGCACACAAAAgacgcctaattgatagctctcatcagtggacacaattcatgccttttttagacagtgacacaaactgtttagttccagttaatgatacagaATGTATTTGTCCTGTGATAAACTATATgcctttgtttaaatgtaaagcacGACTAAATGTACactattaaaacactgctctttaattcactgttagttttctttctttttttctcgtaatgtgctgtcctaggcaaacgtgaaactcggtttatatcatgacccgctttatatcacgaattgtgcctgcacggcaatcatgatataaagcgggttcatctgtatatagGCTGATTgcgtaaaatatatatatatataaaaaaaaagctatcaaCAGGAGCAGTGGAACGTTCCGTTGCTGGAAAGGGTACGTCTAAATCCACCGTTTGGAAAAATTACAACATTGTTGTATTCAGTgataataaaagtccatgtgCCATGTGGCtttaactacatttaaaaaaaaaaaaaactacactgcAATAAGCATACTGTAGCAAGCACCTTTGCACAGTTGTTGGCAGTTTTAATCTGTGATAGTTTAGCTTTCATCTCTAAAAGAACAGATATTTCTTGGTACCAGAATAAATATGCCAAACATCTGGATCTAGTCTGTTTATCCCAGAGCTGTGTTCAGTTCTTTGTAGACATCTGTCTCCTAGAGGAAGAGAAAAAGTCAATGGGGAAGAAATGATTACTAATGCAAAAATGCAGGCATTAATCTCTGTTAAATGTGTCCGGCATGCTTCTACTTCCTTAGTatagaaaataattaaatctagTAATACACCTCCTATCGGACTATATATCCAGCAgcattactgtatatgcattaCCATTTAATATCAGGTCATCCAATGACCgctggtatttaaaataaaatcctgcattTCTACCTAAAAGCTGAttatgtttgttttcttattcCTTATTCTACTGTATGTGGGGATTGTGCTGCCAGGACAGTGTTCATGAACAAGCAGTTTCTTACTCCTGAGTTTAAGTTTAAGTTCCATAAATCAGGCTTCACAGTTCTCTGATAAGTCGGGCGGCCGCACCCCGTTGACTATCCGCACCGCACATCAAAATGATCAGAATGCcttcctctttgcttaaagacacAACAACCAGTATTAACAATTATGCCTGACTTACTGTAGGAGACACTCTGTATTTTAGGCCTATTACTTAAACATCCACCCCCCCATACCCATTACAGTCAGGGACGCCTCAGTCCCAATTAATCGggtgtcccaattaaatgaaagGCATTTGAGAGGACCGTAGTCACAGTTATATAATTTACGACATGCACAAGAGaagtattttttacttttttttatttataaatgaaaagaaTAACAATGAAATCACATTCTGTATAAATGTTAAATGCATCATTTGAAATACAGGTGAGGGAAAAAAACCAATGGTTTACGCACGTCACAGCTTAATCACATAATCAGTGCACTGTGCTACACGCTAGCATTGAGAAGAACCGTCTCGCAGAGttctgtcccatttaagcagaaaccTGATTGTGGCGCTTATCCAGACTATTATccagaagtctttttttttgttaagtaaggAATCTGAAAAGAGATGACCAAATGTAGATAATGTAATGCAATGCAACTTCTACAGATAGACTCATTGTGAAGGTAGACAAATACTTCTCTCTCCAGTTCCAATCTATTGTGACTGAAGATTGCATTAGGGCGCATAGTcgcctgaatgtttttttttcccacttgTGGTTTTCCTTCTTGCAGGAAATCAAGCCTCAGAGCCATTATAACCAAGGCTACAGCGAATCTCTTGGGCGAAAGAGCACCAGCGATGATTACAGCACCTGGGATATTGTGAAAGCTACACAGTAAGTCATACACCCTGGTGAAAACTCTGTATTGCTGTgagctttttgttgttgttacctCTGTGATTAGCATGCATTTTAAGATtaatctatttttatttgttttatttattcatttaattttaaagtAGCTTTGCAAAACATTACAAGGAATATGCATATGTTAAAAGCCGCACTAATGTCAATGGGCCTAATAGAAGTAAAACACTGTGGTGTAAAAGAATAGAATATGTTCCTTTGGTACAAtgagaatgttttatttttttcccaggtATGGAATATTTGAACGCTGCCGAGAGCTGGTGGAGGCAGGTTATGATGTCCGACAGCCAGACAAAGAAAACGTCACGCTCCTACACTGGGCAGCCATCAACAACAGAATAGATCTAGTCAAGTAAGTAACACTAGGGAACGTTTACGTATAtgctctaaataaaaaaataaaatcttaaaagacTATCATAAAAACTATCCTAGGCAAGTATAAACTGTGCTTGACTGTCAGAGAGATGGACTTCCTCCATCTGTTTGAGAACTTCTGTCAGTGGGGTGAGGTGGGATGTGGTGTTTTAGGTTTAAGCATGATAGAGACAGCACACTTTCAAGAAGTGGTCTTCATATTTGTACACCGCTCTCTTCTATGATTCTGTCGGTCACCTTTGATTATTGGTGTTGCTCAGTAATTAGCTGTGGCCACATTTTGTTTTGTCCTCCAGCCATAGTTCTGAAACCATTAAGCTTAGTTTGTCTGTACTACTTCCACTTTACAACCACTACTAATTATTTACTTCTTGTTTATGAACTGGCCTATGAGATGTCATTCCCCTAAGCCCCTGGGATagcttgtttttgttcacaaaagcaCCCTCGTTCTAGTTTCTAAATAAAGTGCTATGGTTTTAATACTAAAAATATGCGAGCTGGCTTATAAACCTAGATACACACATGTCTTTGTATAACATAAAAATGTATATGAACATCAATGTGTATTACTAGATCAGACTTGAAGCTCACAGTCAGATCTAGTGTTATCCCCATTGCAtcaacatttttgaaaaatacgTGTACCTCCAACTTAACTCAGTCTATCAGCAGTACACATGCTTTACATGCCCTTGTGATAAACTTCTGAATTTTTGCACTGGAATATGCATAACGCTGTCTAGATGCTCATTTGTAGAATTAcacatgttctgtttttttagGTATTACATATCAAAGGGTTCTATTGTCGATCAGCTTGGAGGAGATCTCAACTCCACACCACTCCACTGGGCAACAAGGTAGGCGGCCTCGTACTTTTTCTGGGGATATCTGTGTTATTGTTCTTATATCCTCCTAGCTCAGCATTTCCATCAACACTAACCAATCACTTCTTCTGATGAGTTATATTTCCTAAAGCAGTTTGGGTATTTGAAAAGAATCGGATGCATCTCTGCTACATCTGAAAAaccctttttttccttttctgcATTGGTATCATCTTTAATTCACTTTCAGAGTAGCCTGCTGTGGTGCTTCTTGAAATTAAAGATTTTAGAAGCTTAACTGTAGGTAATGGCTTTTGAAAGCAGATAATACTAAGCTTAGATGTGTGTTgtactttacacacacacactttcgaagtatttttaaatctgtaaatGATCGTTTCATAGATTCAATATTTAAGCATTTTTGTACCTAGAGTTGCATTACCAACACTGCATGGCAGTAAATGGATATACTACCCTAGAGttaatgttttatgtatttgtgaAAGACTCACTTTGACTGGAATTTACTATATGTGTGTGAATCAATCAGTCAAACAAGCTGTGGCGAAAACCATTTAAAGATGTTTTAGTATTGCCAGGCTCAGCAGACCCACACAGGACTATGCATGTCTTTATTTTTTCTCTTGATAGGAATGAAGCTCAAGCATATCCATTTACTGCCATGCAGTGTTGGTAATACAGCAAGAAAAAAATGGTTGTGGTTAACAGGAAAATTTCATTCACGTGATGAAGGATAGCttttagtaaaggaatagtatatgatgtttttaaacctgacactcACACACTTGAATGGGAGAAGACTAATTTCCGTAATAGAAATCCACACTTTTATTCAAATAATCTTTTTACACACTGTCTTACTGAAATCAATAAGGGTTCACAAGAGATCTAAAAACATAGATTTGACACTATGGAGGTATAAGTTTTgggagggggccacattgaccctcagtctgtaagccCTGAAGCAAACACTGAGTTTAATtgcacattactttacctttgctttatcctttgtatattgcaattaaaacataatcctgattttgtttttgatatttttattcacaaatcAGTAATCACACGGGGAAAACATTGTGCATGTTACCAGTAGAATTAGAATTTCTCATAAGAAATGGAGTGAGTGccattcaaagcactgtttaaattGCAGGCATTGCTTCTGTAAATATTCTGGGAGGTGTGTATGATTCTGGATAGCATTGTAGTGTGAAATTGCTTTTTGGCAGGTTTGGACGAAGTTCAGTTTATTCACTGtaaataacacctgtttctttaaatttacACTTAGCCCCGAATAAGAGATTCTTGGGCTCTTGTATATTATACTTTGTATACTgtaatctaataaacagtatcaattcttcaaatataaatatgttttccacctcatttttttgtaagttttattcTGAATATATCAGGTGACTGATTCATTGTTTCTCTGCTGATGGAATCCTAATGTGCACTGAAATACCTAGCTGCGTCCCTCTTTCAGATCTGATAGACTGTGATAAAGGGTTGATAGTGCGGAATTGGTAGGCAGGTACTTTCATATCCAAGACAGAAACATTACTGATAATTCATGAGAAACAGTTGCAAACATGAGGAGCCTTTGGTCTGGAGAATACTTTTCTGTAGATTCTGGGTAGTTAAACACCTTTTAATAGTAACCCACACAATTCAGATGTACTGGCAGTAACAGGTGTTCATTCTGTATAAAATACTACAATACTAGTCCCAAATGGGGATCCCTATTTCCTATACCCTGCATCATTCAGTgtgatgttgttgttttgtgttcagACAGGGCCACTTGTCCATGGTTGTCCAGCTCTTGAAATATGGAGGTGACCCGTCACTCATCGATGGGGAGGGCTGTAGCTGTATTCACCTTGCTGCTCAGTTTGGACACACATCAATTGTTGCATATTTTATAGCCAAGGGTCAGGTAGGTGCAAATACTGATTTCACTGTGGTGGTTAATTGCATtccataaatacaaatatatgtaaTATGAAAAGTTAAAAAAGTACTAACTGTGTATTACAAATCCATTTGCCTAAGTGTTGTTAGCATTAGCAGCATTGTCTACTTCTATAGCGTTGTCTTTTTAAACATCTGCACGTTCCAAATTCAAGTGTACAGAACAGGAAAATTACCATAATATATGCAACAGAATGAAGGAGGGGCAGTGGTAATGgtgctaatgctaataagagataagaaatgtatttcaaaacCTTGGCTAACACTTCTATATTGAGGCACTGGTGTTTGGTGCTTGGGACTGAATGTACCGTTTAATGCTTCAATTCCTCTTGAAGGGTATACAATGTTTTTATTATGCTTCTTCATCAAAGTATTTGCCATATGTTAATGCTGTAACAGTGCAGCTCCAAGCTCTGTTTGTGGATGTGATTAAATACTGGTGGATAATTGACCTTCCTCCATACTGCCTTGATTTATTTTTGGAACTGCTGAATAATGAAAAGGCAATTGTTTCACATCCAGTATTGCAGGCAATTTATATGAATTTGATTAATAGTTAAGGCTccttataaaattgtattctaAACAGAATCTGATTACAATTAAGTTCAATTCAGCTTAAGCTACTGTACCTTTTTAGAAATGTAGAAAATGTCAACAAGAAATGGTTTACGAAGTAAAGTGCACAGACAGCTACTCTATGAAAAAAAGGGGGTTGTGTTTGGGTGGCACTGCAGCTGTGAGTTCATAATTCTCTTCACAGTAACTTTCTAACATTGTTTTATTTGGCCTTTTAATATTGTTAGTTTTGGTGCAACTCCTTTTGGGAATAATTGCTGACgattaattttctttttcttttcctttaaagGATGTTGATATGATGGATCAGAATGGGATGACCCCGTTAATGTGGGCAGCCTATAGGACACACAGGTAAGGCCGCTTGTTTTGCACTTAAAATAGCTTTACGTCTTCAGAATATGTATCCaaagaaagtttaaaatataGTTTTCTATATGAATTGTCTCAAGGACAGTTGTTCACAACATGTAGATTGTCAACTCACATACGCAAACTAGTGTAGACAGCCGTCTTCTAATTCCCTAACGTACACAGAGGCTTTGCTTTGGTTAAGTTAGATCAGCCTCACTtattatttcaatatgttaatagaTACTGTAATCTTTTACTAGTGTTACCTGCCTTCAGACTCTACAGCATAACTCATTgcccttaactttttttttagttttataaataaaaaaatatatttttagttttttcagatTGCTCAATAATGCACCAGGAACACCCTAATTTCACAGTAAGagtgaaaatacatttgaattacacAGACatcttagagtaagtagcggggttccaagaAATATAGCGTTGTACATCCCACGTGTACTGGGGTttcagatctgtcctctaaatcactgcaagaaagaaaaagaaaaaaaaaacctaacaagtgctctggcttttctgttccttaCCACATCCTGGATCGTTATTGTTACCTgtttgtgggcaataatccttacactatcagtgcactagactggccattttgaaaaaagctttgaaacagaatttaaagttataagtgtaaaaagttgtcaggatgttaacaatgaaatgaaaaatgacaggcacgttatttaaacagtagcaacacgtggagatgtataacgctatatttttcagaaccccgctacttcctCTTTAATACTCTTCTTCAGACGGTAAGACTTTCCCAATAGAATGTCATATTTAGGATTCCTCAAAGACAGGCCTTATTGCTTAGCATTTGATTCTCATTGCTTTTGCAGTGTGGATCCCACCAGGTTGTTGCTCACGTTCAACGTGTCAGTTAACTTGGGGGACAAATATCACAAGAACACTGCTCTGCACTGGGCAGTCCTGGCCGGCAACACTACGGTTATTAGCCTGCTGCTGGAGGCTGGTGCTCATGTGGACTCGCAGAATATCAAGGTGAGGATCTAATGCACTATCACTTCTATTCTTAAAGGGGAGTTGCTTGTGTGGCATTAACAGTACAGATATGAGAAAGACAAAACAGGACATAGGtaagaataaaatatttttttgtttaatttatttcagtAGATAAGcatttaaaaagcaattgctaTTAGCAAATGCTGCGTCTCCAGACATAACTGCAGATAGATAATGCCAggactgttttgtttctgtataGCTTATATGGAGCGCGCTTTGGTACAGAACTTTACAAAGCAGAGTTCTTCTTCATAATTAATGTAATAATCTACTGTGTCTATTTTCAAGCTGGAATACAGTAATACATTATTTGGAAGTTAAATAAAAAGCCTTTATTGCTCACCAACAGTTGTAAAGCTGACAAATATGACAGGATTATAACAGTAATGAGAATTCTGTGTGTCTGCAAATTACTATTGTTAGACTAAAAATAATTGCAAGCTCTTGTTCTGTTTAAACAGGGCGAAACACCACTAGATCTCTCCAAACAAAGGAAAAATGTCTGGATGATTAACCATCTGCAGGAAGCAAGACAAGCAAAGGGTTTTGACAGTCCTTCGTTCCTAAAGAGGTTGAAGGCAGATAAGGTAAACCTGCAGATTCCCTGCTACTACTTGTGTGTTGAGGGCTCCATTGGTCAATCCAGCTGAGGTTGACCTGGTTTTGGGGGAGGTGTTCCAGAGTAGTTTTGGTGCATGCAAAATAAGAGCTGTGTATTTCAGGCCCCACATGCTGAGAACATGTGTGAAGATTGCAAAGATTGCATGATTTTAACTAAGACATTGTCTTGAGGGGTCGTGCAACCCTCCTTGGTCCACTTGATCTGGAATGACCCTGATACTAAATAGCTATGTGATAAAGGAACTAtaatttagtggatatgtgttaaATTCTACTGGGTAGTATGGTAAAAGCTTGTCTAATATTTTCAAAAATTGTTTGCGGAAaattttggatttgttttttgcCTTCAATAAAAGACCTTAAAATTCTCTTACAAAACTGTGCATTTTCAGTTTTtgcccagcaggtggcagcaTGTAATAATCAAACATATAACACCCTAGGGGAAGGGGGATTTTGGCCACAGGTACTGTATATTGTTGAAGCTCATGATATAAATGCATCTGAAGGCTTACGCTACACACTGCTATCTGAAACCTAGGTAAGATTAAATCTAGAGCTGAGAACCAGTCTGTTGAAAGTTCAAAGCAAGGTTAATCAGTGCAGggttaaaataacaataacaaaaatgcCTTTAGCTTTCCTTATGCATGGATGGGGTCAACCTTTTTCATCTTGCTCTGTTCAATCAGGAGTTTCGTCAGAAGGTGATGCTGGGAACCCCATTTCTTGTCATCTGGCTGGTGGGTTTCATAGCTGACTTAGACATTGACTCATGGCTTATCAAAGGCCTTCTGTATGGAGTGGTCTGGGTGACAGTGCAGTTTCTTTCAAAGTAAGTGAAAAAGTCAAGATGATTTTTTACCAAAACACTATTTGACTTGTAGGCAGATAGTATTTCTAGAATTGTGATACACTGtaaccctttcactgccacattgttttcccCTCTGGCATtctcaatgatacagaccacatgctttgacataGAGTCGTCttagttggtacacagctgtattctatgattctcgcattacaggtggtgtccagtagaAATTAACCCTTTTACTGGCACATTTGTTTTTCACCTGTCGACATGTCAGTAATACAGATGTTCACATTTTCTATTTCACTCCATGCTTACAAACCGTTTGATCTGATATGACATAATCCTTGGATAATGCTACctgggatgctttgtttttgtttacaaaccTCCAATCTCTAGTACCACTTTTATAGAAGGCTGATTTAAATCTCAAAGGTGATGACTGCAGAAAGCACCTCGCTACTGCTGACCCTCTGAAAGAATAAGAAGTGGTAATCCCATCCATTGAGTAACAATTTAAACACTTTGCAGTCCCATTCTCTATTGACAGTCTTGTAGCAGGTATATCAAAAAATGTTTTCCCAACCACTCAATATTGGCAGTGGGCTAAGGGAGGTCATTACATGTGTCCTCAACACTTCAAAGTaatgctgttttgtgtttaacgGCTTTGCAGATGTCCAGGCCTCTGCTTCTAATCCTGCTTCTCTTCTGTTTCAAGGTCCTTCTTCGATCACTCCATGCACAGTGCCCTGCCTCTTGGAATATACCTGGCAACGAAATTCTGGATGTATATCACATGGTTCTTCTGGTTCTGGAATGATATCCTTTACAACATCTCTCAAAGTAGATCACACATTCATTCCTGTAAGCATCTTCCAGAGTAGACAATGACTGTTGTAAAGAGGCTGAGGTACAGTAAGTGTTTTTAATTTTGCACCTTGAATTGCTTTCTGTGGGTGTGTGACTGGACAGTGTTACTGGCAGTGATGTTTagaccaggaagggagactctgACACAGAAGTTGCAGGTTTCAAGCGCTAATGTGCacgttttaattataaatacaaacaaattaaCTAAAcattagacagaaaaaaaaacacgtgaacaaaataaacagcacaatggccaaaacaaaaggtctacaaaaacacTTCCGGAGAACACACGAGACGGGACAGCACGGAACACGAAAACACCTTCACCTCTCACCAGCATCAACACTAACTATtgtaacacctgtgatcaccctgtggctggagccttaattaaacaTTTAATCACGTATTCAATtcctggctccagccacattcccatgtgtttttgcagggaggattttaactctctccctgccacccaatattccccacacacacccaggcttttgccctgccacagggtgTTTTAATGCTGagttttcaaaactgattcaAAAGGAATTCATACAATATATATGTGGTACATTTGAGTAATTTTTAAAGCTTCTTTATAAGCCCCTTCCAACAAAAATGAATCAACTGATGCAATTAATTTACTTGCGGGTCAAGGACTTGATCCACTTGGACTTGGGGGGACCTAGATATTAAATAGCTGTGGTACATTTCactaaataatactgtatttcagtgGTTATGTTTATAGGCCAGATCCTACTGGATCAAAACCAGATTAATATAGTCTGCACTAGACAGCtgattctttatttctttattgcaAGTGTTGAAATGTGGGCAATGCAGAGAGTAGTTTTAAGCTGCTACATGCTTTTGTCAAGAGCTTACCAGTTTTCAATAAGGGATCCAGTACATAGGAAATTCTGACTGACAGTTAGACTTTAAATTTCCTCTAGGTTAGTACTAAGAATGTAACAGGCAACTTTGAACATGCTGTATATTATCTCCAAAACTAATTTACCATAAGTTAAACATTGTAACAGACTTGTTGCACACCAGGCTTGCCTGTAATTCCACTAAAACATTCTGGTAAAGACATGCATGAGCTTCTGATAGTTTGTTTTTCTCTTGGATTACTTCCCCAACACCTGGAGCATGTGGACCACACAGGCACACGCTCACACATTTCTTCCGCTAGTCCAATCTTTGGCTGTCCTGATGCTTTGGGGTCCTGGACCTTTGTTTCATTTCATCCCTTTCCCAAGCGTGTCCAGATCAGCTGTACTGTAGCAAGTGTGTTCTGCACCTGCTTGCACCAATATCTGCGTCTGCGAGTTCTTCTGAGGGGCTGATATCTTCTGAGTTATCACTTGTGAAACATTTGTAATTTGTGTAGCCTTGGATAGGGAAGCACCTGCTAACCAAGTGCCCAGTCTGCCTTGAATCAGTTATGAGAGGGATTGCAGTGTCATTACAACATAGCtacaaaaaaaatcatcacaCATTCATTCTTGTAAACGTCGTCTATAGTAGACAATGATGTAATGAGGTTGATGTACAGTAGGTGAGAGGGATTGCCATGTGTGTACTAGATATTGCTGtttcagcttttttgttttttgtgaatgAAACCCGGATGACGTTTCTGATCTCCTTAACATTaattttgtagtattttttcaGCCTATCTATCTGCACTTTACATATTTAGTCAGTGAGTTGAGCTTATCAGACCTCTCCAATCCAAGCTTATTTTTGACCATTTAATATTTTGGCTGGATATACTGTGACAGAAATGACTCTTTCCTCAGAATGTTTTCAGCTGTACTTATTCTGACTGGCTACACTGTTTAACTTGAACGATATCTGTTATACAGCCCCCATACACCCACCTGCTCAACAGCTCATTCAGACAGCAAGTGAAATATAAAGTGCGATTGCACCACCTGGCAGTATTCCTGTAGATTTCCCCCGAGCAGCATGCAGACATTCTCAAAGCTTGTCTGTGTACTTGGGAGTACTGTAAATCAGGCTGTATCCCTTAATATGTTAAGACTACGTGGAGCACATTAGTTTGCTCTAATATTGGATTTCAAGTCAATGGTTATCCACAGCAATGGGAGAGAGTGCGGATGCTCGTTTTGAAATTGTATATTGAGAGCCATTTTTTAGCTGAATGTTTATTCGTTATAACTTCACTGTAGAGGCATGAGCAAGCCTGTCTAATTTATATTTTCGAAAAAATACGATGCATGTTTTGACTGTT
Above is a window of Acipenser ruthenus chromosome 14, fAciRut3.2 maternal haplotype, whole genome shotgun sequence DNA encoding:
- the LOC117419924 gene encoding palmitoyltransferase ZDHHC17 — translated: MAETMDEYEKEAGCVPILHPEEIKPQSHYNQGYSESLGRKSTSDDYSTWDIVKATQYGIFERCRELVEAGYDVRQPDKENVTLLHWAAINNRIDLVKYYISKGSIVDQLGGDLNSTPLHWATRQGHLSMVVQLLKYGGDPSLIDGEGCSCIHLAAQFGHTSIVAYFIAKGQDVDMMDQNGMTPLMWAAYRTHSVDPTRLLLTFNVSVNLGDKYHKNTALHWAVLAGNTTVISLLLEAGAHVDSQNIKGETPLDLSKQRKNVWMINHLQEARQAKGFDSPSFLKRLKADKEFRQKVMLGTPFLVIWLVGFIADLDIDSWLIKGLLYGVVWVTVQFLSKSFFDHSMHSALPLGIYLATKFWMYITWFFWFWNDLPFVTIHIPFLLNSVALFYNFGKSWKSDPGIIKASEEQKKKTIVELAETGSLDLSIFCSTCLIRKPVRSKHCAVCNRCIAKFDHHCPWVGNCVGAGNHRYFIGYLFFLLCMICWMIYGCICYWRIHCATSYSTDGFWTYITQIATCSPWMFWMFLNSIFHFMWVAVLIMCQMYQIACLGITTNERMNARRYKHFKVTTTSIESPFNHGCVRNIIDFFEYRCCGLIRLVIIDWTKQYTIEYDQTTGSGYQLV